GGAGCTACCGCCAGCTGATGGACCCACCGACGGGGCGCTGGCCGGTGTTTCCCACGTTCGACCAGCGGACGCTCGCAGGGCTCGTCCAGGATGAGCTCGCCGACCGAGGGGAACATACGGAGGCAATCGCCGAACGCCGTGAGGAGTACGCTCGCGACCTCCTCCTGGCGCTCGATGAGGATATTCGGCCGCCCTCGATTACGACGGACGGCACACGATCGATTCTCCAACGGCTCTCAGAAGCTGCAGAGATAGACATCGACCATCCGAAACACGATTACCTTGCTCCACACGGCGGCCGGCGTGGAATGGGTGAAGTTCTCGTTCGAGCATTCGGATACACGGTTGCCGCCCGGTATCTCGACAATTCAGAGGAGATGGTGAGAGAGCGGTATTCACATATCGAGGCCGGAGAACTCGGTGATGTCGCTACTGAGGCGCTCGAGGAGATCGATAGTATACCGTAGTAACATATTTCGAGTGTGAGGGGTAGACCGTTGCGTTCACACCGCGTCGACGGTGAACAGCGAGTCGTCGCTGAGGACGACCTGTACCCGGCGGTGCCAGGCGTCAGCAAAGGCCTCCCGTTGCTGGTCGCTTGCCGATCCGTCGAGAATCCCCTGGAGGTTCCCGATCGCGGGTCCACCGCCAGGAACGTCGCTGACGTGGTAGGCCACTTCGACGGTCTCGTCCGTGTCGGTTCGCCGGAACCGGAACGTCGGGTCCGCCGTGTCCGGGTCGAACGCGTCGAAGACGAGGAGGTCGCGGCGGCCGCCATAGCCGCCGGCGAGCCCGCTGAATCCGTCATCGCCGGTCGCGCCAGTCACGTACGAGATGATGCGGCTCATCACGCCGTACGCGGCATCGTCCTGCGGGCCGGCCGTCTGGACCTCGATTTTGCTCCGGGCTGGATAGTCGTCGGGATACAGGGCGTCGAGCCCGAGCTGGACGATCCGGTAGGCGCCCGAGGCTGTCGGACAGGAGTGGCCCGCTTCTTTCACCGCGTCCCGGTAGGTGACGACGAACGGCTCGCCCGGTTCGAGGACGCCGAGGGCCTCCGCGACGGGGTCGCGGATTTCGATCGGGTCGACGTCGTAGTCGACCTGCCAATTGGTTCTCGTCTGGGTCGTGTCAGTCGCAGTCGAATTCGATGTCATGAGTTGTGGTTGTGATCGTGTCTCGTGGTCAGTAGCGGAGCAGTCGCATCCCGTTGAGGATGACGAGGAGGACGCTGGCCTCGTGGACCAGCATTCCCGACGCGAGGGTGACGTAGCTGGTGAGCACGCCCGCGAGGAGGACGGTCACGGTCAACACTGCCAGCCCGACGTTCTCGAGGACGTTCCAGCGCGTCGCCTTGCTGAGTTTGACCGCGTACGGGATTCGTTCGAGGTCGTCGGCCATCAACGCCATGTCAGCCGTCTCGATGGCGGTGTCCGTCCCCGCAGCACCCATCGCGATGCCGACGTCGGCGGTCGCCAGCGATGGCGCGTCGTTGATGCCGTCGCCGACCATCGCGACGACGTGGCCGTCGGCCTGGTAGCCCTCGATGACGGACTGCTTGTCCTCGGGGAGGAGTTCGGCACGGTACTCGTCGATACCGACCTCCTCGGCAACGGCAGCGGCCGTCCGCTCGTTGTCGCCGGTGAGCATCACCGTCTCGATGCCAGCGTCTTGGAGCGCCGCGACGACCCCAGGAGCGGCCTCCCGGAGCTCGTCCCGCATCGCAATCGCGCCGATGATGTCCCCGTCCCGAACGACGTGGACGACTGTCTCGCCGCGCCCCTCACGCTCGCGGACGTAGTCGGCGACCCGGCTGGGGACGTCAATGTCGCGGTCGGCCAGCAGTGCGCGGTTGCCGACAACAACTTCCTGGCCATCGGCGTGGGCGATGACGCCCTTGCCAGCGACTACGTCGAAGTCATCCGGATCGGGGACCGACTGGCGCCCCGCGTCCGTATCGTCCGCTTGGGCGACCGTCGTTCCGCCGTCCGTCGCGGCGGTCGGATCCTCGCGGGCCGCGTCGACGATGGCGTCAGCGAGGTGGTGTTCGCTCTTCTTCTCGGCGGTCGCCGCGAGTGAGAGGACCTCGTCATCAGCAACGCCGAACCCCTCAACATCGGCGACGGTGGTCTCGCCCTTCGTGAGGGTGCCGGTCTTGTCGAAGGCGACAAGGTCGATCTTGCCGGCGCGTTCGAGGTGTTCGCCGCCCTTCATCAGCACGCCAGACCGAGCGGCGTTGCCGATGGCCGAGACGATGCTGACCGGTGGCCCGATGACCAGCGCGCCGGGACAGCCGATGACCAACAGGGTCAGCGACAGGATCGCGTTCTGCGTGACTGCATACGCGCCGATGGCCAGCACGATGACGGCCGGCGTGTAATACTTCGCGAACCGGTCGATGAGACTCTCGGTCGGCGACTGAGCCTCTTGGGCCTCCTCGACACGGCGGATGATCCGTTCGAGCGTCGTATCCGAGCCCGCACCCGTCGTTCGGATCTCCAGTGCGCCTTCTTGATTGACCGTCCCGGCGTAGACCTCGTCGCCGTCGGCCTTGTGGACGGGCGCGCTCTCGCCGGTGACTGGTGCTTGGTTGACGGCGCTCTCGCCGTCGACGACGGTGCCGTCAACCGGAATCTTCCCGCCCGGCTTTACGACGACGACTTCGCCCTCTTCGACCTCGCGGGCGGGGACTTCTTGGAGTTCCCCGTCGCGACGGACGGTCGCCGTGTCGGGCGTCATCTCCAGCAGCTCCTGGAGGGCAGTCCGGGTCTTCCGCATCGTCCGTCCCTCGAGGTAGCTGCCGAGGCTGAACAGGAAGACGACGGCGGCGGCCTCCCAGTACTCCCCGATGATGATGGCCCCGATGGCGGCTAGCGTCACCAGCGTCTTGATGCCGAGCGTCCGGTTGGTGACCTCGTGGTAGGCGGTTTTGGCGATGTCGTAGCCACCCACGAGCGTCGCCAGGACGAGGATGGCGGCGCTGGCCGTATTAAAACTCGTGAGGTAGCCCAGACTCCAGCCACCGCCGTAGAGCAGGCCGCTCGTTGCCGTGACGATGGCCTTCCGGTGTTTCCGGTAGTACTGCGTGATCGATTGTTTGTTCATGGTGTTAGGCGGGCTGGGGCGTGTACCCCTGGTTTTCGATGGTCTCTGCGAAGACGTCGGGGTCCGCGACGTTGTCGTCGTACTCGATTTCGACGCGGCCGGTCGCGTAGTGGACTTCGACGTGCTGGACGCCGTCGACGTTCGACAGGGCGCGTTCGACGGTGCTCGCGCAGGTCGGGCAATCGAAGTCGAGGACGCGGAATTGGGTTGTGTCGCTCATTACAGTTTGAGGTAGTGCCCATACCCCAATAAGTATTTTTTAGATGATATGTTTGAATTCGGAGACGGGTCGTTGGAACAGTCAAACGGGTCGTCTAGGGCTTTCGCTATCGCGGGTCCATCCTGTACTGGATACCTCGACAGACACCTACCCGACTCCTGCCCCGCTACCTTTTCCCGCGTGCTCGCGCTCAGTTCTCGTATGAGTGATTCCGATACCGACCACCGTCTCGACGACATCGCGGTGCGAGACACTCGGATTTCGGACGCCATCGAC
The sequence above is a segment of the Halorubrum trapanicum genome. Coding sequences within it:
- a CDS encoding cation-translocating P-type ATPase, with amino-acid sequence MNKQSITQYYRKHRKAIVTATSGLLYGGGWSLGYLTSFNTASAAILVLATLVGGYDIAKTAYHEVTNRTLGIKTLVTLAAIGAIIIGEYWEAAAVVFLFSLGSYLEGRTMRKTRTALQELLEMTPDTATVRRDGELQEVPAREVEEGEVVVVKPGGKIPVDGTVVDGESAVNQAPVTGESAPVHKADGDEVYAGTVNQEGALEIRTTGAGSDTTLERIIRRVEEAQEAQSPTESLIDRFAKYYTPAVIVLAIGAYAVTQNAILSLTLLVIGCPGALVIGPPVSIVSAIGNAARSGVLMKGGEHLERAGKIDLVAFDKTGTLTKGETTVADVEGFGVADDEVLSLAATAEKKSEHHLADAIVDAAREDPTAATDGGTTVAQADDTDAGRQSVPDPDDFDVVAGKGVIAHADGQEVVVGNRALLADRDIDVPSRVADYVREREGRGETVVHVVRDGDIIGAIAMRDELREAAPGVVAALQDAGIETVMLTGDNERTAAAVAEEVGIDEYRAELLPEDKQSVIEGYQADGHVVAMVGDGINDAPSLATADVGIAMGAAGTDTAIETADMALMADDLERIPYAVKLSKATRWNVLENVGLAVLTVTVLLAGVLTSYVTLASGMLVHEASVLLVILNGMRLLRY
- a CDS encoding heavy-metal-associated domain-containing protein — its product is MSDTTQFRVLDFDCPTCASTVERALSNVDGVQHVEVHYATGRVEIEYDDNVADPDVFAETIENQGYTPQPA